In the genome of Streptomyces sp. Tu 3180, the window GACGACAGCCGGAAGAGGTCACGCGTACATGCACACCCGCCGCATCGGTGATGTCGAGGTCAGCGCGATCGGACTGGGTGCCATGCCCATGTCGATCGAGGGGAGGCCGGACGAGGCCCGCTCCCTCGCCACCCTCCACGCCGCGCTGGACGCCGGCGTCACCCTGATCGACACCGCGGACGCCTACCACCGGGACGCCGACGAGGTCGGCCACAACGAGACCCTGATCGCCAGGGCCCTCGCCTCCCACCACCGGGGCGGCGACGTCCTGGTCGCCACCAAGGGCGGTCATCTGCGTCCCGGCGACGGCAGTTGGACGCTGGACGGCAGCCCCGGGCACCTGAGGAGGGCCTGCGAGGAGTCCCTGCGCCGGCTCGGTGTGGAGGCCATCGGGCTCTACCAGTTCCACCGGCCCGACCCCCGCGTCCCGTACGCCGAGTCCGTCGGCGCGTTGCGCGAGCTGCTGGACGAGGGCAAGATCCGCATGGCCGGCGTCTCCAACGCCGACCCGGACCAGATCCGGCAGGCCGACGAGATCCTCGGCGGACGGCTGGTCTCCGTGCAGAACCAGTTCTCCCCGGCCTTCCGCTCCAGCGAGCCGGAGCTGGAACTGTGCGACGAGCTCGGCATCGCGTTCCTGCCCTGGAGCCCCTTCGGGGGCATCTCCCGGGCCGGTGAACTGGGCTCGGCGTACGCCCCGTTCGCGCGGATCGGCGAGGCGCACGGCGTGAGTCCGCACCAGGTGTGCCTGGCCTGGATGCTCGCCAAGTCACCGGTGGTCGTGCCGATTCCGGGGGCGAGCCGGCCGGAGTCCGTGCGTGACTCGGTGGGCGCCGCGGACCTCGTGCTCACGGCCGACGAGGTCGCGGAGCTGGACGCGGCCTGAGACCGGCTCCGCCCGCGCGGCGCCCCACGGGGCGCGGCGCGGGCGGACGCACGGTGATCCGCGGCGCCGGCGGCCGGTCCGGGCCGCGGACACCGCCCACGGGACCCCGTGGGCCCGGTGCGCTCCGGGCCGTGCGGGAAAGCGCTTGCCGCCTGACGGCTCGAAGGCTCACAGGACCACGGGTTCACAGGGGGGACCACCACCGATGGCGTCGTCGCTGGAAAGACCGCTCGACCACCGCTACCGGGGCGAGCATCCGATCCGCACCCTCGCCTACCTGTTCCGCGCCGACCGAGGCCGCCTGGCGGCCGCCGTCGGCGTCTTCACGGTCAAGCACAGCCCCGTCTGGCTGCTGCCGCTGATCACCGCGTCCATCATCGACACCGTCGTGCAGCACCAGCCGATATCCCGGCTCTGGGCCAGCACCGGCATCATCATGGTCATCCTGCTGGTCAACTACCCGCTGCACGTCCTGTACGTCCGCCTCCTCTACGGCAGCGTCCGCCGCATGGGCACCGCCCTGCGCTCCGCCCTGTGCACGCGCATGCAGCAGCTCTCCATCGGCTACCACTCCCGCGTCAGCGCGGGTGTGCTCCAGGCCAAGGTCGTCCGGGACGTGGAGACCGTCGAGCAGATGGTGCAGCAGACCGCGGAGACCGGACTCGGCGCGATCACCGTGCTCACCGGCGGGCTCGTCATCATCGCCGTCCGCACCCCGGAGTTCCTCCCGGTCTTCCTCGTCGTCGTGCCCGCGGCGGCCCTGCTGGTCGCCCGGCTGAGGGCCCGGCTGCGCACCCACAACGAGCACTTCCGCCACGAGGTGGAGGCCCTGTCCTCCCGGGTCACGGAGATGACCCGGCTCATCCCGGTCACCCGCGCCCACGGCCTGGAGGGCAAGGCCCTGCGCCGGATGAACGGCACCCTGGACCGGCTGCTCACCTCCGGGATGCGCCTGGACCTGGTCAACGGCCGGTTCGGCTCGCTGGCCTGGGTCGTCCTCAACGTGGTGGGCGTGCTGGTGCTGGCCGGCGCGGCGCTCGTCTCGTACTACGACGTCTGGGGCGTCACCGCCGGCGACGTCGTGATGCTCAGCGCCTTCCTGACCACCCTCACCAACTCGACGACCACGCTCGCCGGGCTGGCCCCGGTCATCACCAAGGGGCTGGAGTCCGTCCGTTCGGTCGGCGAGGTCCTCCAGGCGCCCGAACTGGAGGACAACGAGGGCAAGGCGGAGCTCACCGCACTGCGCGGCGCGATCACCTTCGAGGGCGTCGGCCACGCGTACGAGACGGACGGGCGCCCCGCGGTGCGCGACTTCACCCTCGACGTCGCGCCCGGCGAGACCATCGCCCTCGTGGGCGCCTCCGGGGCGGGCAAGTCCACCGTGCTGAACCTCGTCATCGGCTTCATCCGCCCGACCTCCGGCCGGCTGCTGCTCGACGGGACCGACATGAACAGCCTCGACCTGCGCACCTACCGGCGCTTCCTGTCGGTCGTGCCCCAGGAGTCGATCCTGTTCGACGGCACGGTCCGGGAGAACGTCGCCTACGGCATGGACGACGCCGACGAGGCGACGGTGCGGGCCGCCCTGCGGGACGCCAACGCGCTGGAGTTCGTCGACCGGCTGCCGCAGGGCCTCGACACCGTGGTGGGGGAGCGCGGCGCACGGCTGTCCGGCGGGCAGCGCCAGCGCCTCGCCATCGCCCGCGCCCTGATCAGGGACCCCAAGGTGCTGGTGCTGGACGAGGCGACGTCCGCGCTGGACACCCGCTCGGAGGCACTGGTGCAGGAGGCGCTCGCCCGGCTGCTGCGCGGGCGCACCACGTTCGTGGCGGCGCACCGGCTGTCCACCGTGCGCGGTGCCGACCGGATCGTGGTCATGGGGGAGGGCCGGATCCAGGAGATCGGCACCCATGAGGAGCTCATCCGGCGGGGCGGGGCGTACACGGCGCTGCACAGCGGTCAGGTGGCCTGAGGACGGTCGGTAAGCGAATGTTTTTGGTCAATTCCGACCAGGTGAGTACATGGGGTGAGTGCTTCCGGGAGGTGCGGGCATACGCAGCGAAAACCAGAGAGGGGCGCTTCGTGCTCGTACCGGACCCGAAGGTGGTCAGACAGCTGCTGACGCGTTACGCGACGCTGCAGATCGCTCAGGCGGAGAGGCACTCGCCGACCGCGGCGCGCGAACTGGAGGACGTCAGCTACACGCTCTGCGTGATGACGGGAACGTCCAGCATCCACGACGCCGTCGCACGGGCGGACGACCTGCTCGCACAGGAGCAGCCGGCCGGCCGGACCGCGGAACCGGACGGGGAGAGCGACCTGTCCCTGGCCGTCTGATCCCGCCGCTCCCGCACCCGGCCAGGACGTCGTGTCCCGCGGACCCCGGTGGAGGCGCGGACGGCCTCGCGCCTCCACCGGGGTCCGCGCCGCGGGCACCCGAACCGGTCACCGGCCCGTCGCGGGGGCGGTGCGCCCGCCGTGGAACGCCGAGCGGTAGGCGTACGGCGTGGTGCCCACCACCTTGCGGAACCGCTCGCGGAACGCCGTGGGCGATCCGAATCCGGCCTGCCGGCCGATCCGTTCGACGGTGTGGTCGCTGTTCTCCAGCAGGTACTGGGCGCGCCTGATCCGTGCCCGCAGCAGCCACTGCAACGGAGTGGTGCCCGTCTGCTCGCGGAAACGGCGGCTGAAGGTGCGCTCGCTCATCCCGGCGCGTGCCGCCATGGCGGCGAGCGTGACCTCGCGCGCCAGGTTGTCCTCGATCCAGTCCAGCAGGGGCTCCAGGTCCGAGCCGCGGGGCACGGGCGGGTGCTCGTGCACGATGAACTGCGCCTGGCCGCCCTCCCGCTCCAGCGGCATGACCGACATCCGGGCCGCGTTCGCGGCCACGACCGAGCCCAGGTCCCGGCGGATCATGTGCAGGCACATGTCCAGTGCGGCGGCGGCACCCGCCGAGGTGAGGATCTGGCCGTTGTCGACGTACAGCACGTCCGGCTGCACCTCGACGAGCGGGAAGTCGGCGGCGAGCTTCTCGGCGGCCACCCAGTGGGTGGTGGCGCGGAGCCCGTCCAGCAGCCCGGCCTCCGCCAGCACGAAGGCACCCACGCACACCGAGGCGATCCGGGTGCCCGCACCGGCCGCCCGGCGCAGCGCCGCGAGCACGGCGGGGGAGAGGGGCGGGGCGCCTTCGGCGCGGCCCGGGACGATGATCGTGTCGGCGTCCGCCAGCGCCTCCAGCCCTCGGTCGACGCGCAGGGTCAGGTTGCCGTCCGCGGGCACCTCCGGCGTCTCGGCGCACAGGCGGACCCGGTAGGGACGCCGGCCGTCGGGCAGCCGCGTCCAGTCGAAGACCTGCAGGGGCGCCGCCATGTCGAACGGCACGACCCGATCGAGAACCAGAATCGCCACGGAGTGCATGACCGCCACGATAGGCGGGTTCCCGCCACCCGCGGGAACCGGGGCGCCGGAGGGCGGGGCGGGAAAAGCACCGGTCGGCGGGGTTGGCGGGAACCCGTTGGAACCTGTCGTTCCAGCCTCTGGGGCCGTCCGGCGGGCGCCCTAACGTGAGCCCGCCACCGCTGATCGCACCATCGAAAGGGCCCCGGTGACCAAGCTCCTGCTGTCCCTCCACGTTCTCGCCGCCATCGTCGCCGTCGGTCCCGTGACCGTCGCGGCGAGCATGTTCCCGCCGGCCGTGCGCCGGGCGGCCCCGGCCGAGGGCGGCGGGCCCGCCGCCACCGCGGTGACCACCGTCGAACTGCTCCACCGCATCTGCCGGGTCTACGCCCGCGTGGGGGTCGTGGTGCCCCTCTTCGGGCTCGCCACCGCCCTGGCGATGGGCGTCCTGGGCGACGGCTGGCTCGTCATGTCGATCGCCCTGACCGCGGCGGCCACCGGTGTCCTGCTCGCCTTCGTGCTGCCTCGCCAGGACGAGCTCATCGGACAACTGAACGAGCGCCACCCCGTCGACCGGCACAGCACGGTGCGACTGGCCATGTCCACCGGGGTGTTCAACCTGCTGTGGGCCACCGTCACGGTCCTGATGATCGTCCGTCCCGGCTCCACGACAGGTGCCTGAAAAGCCGATAAGGGGAAGTGGTGCACCTTAAACGAAGTTCATGCGAAATGCCCGTTCCGTGTCACGTCGTGCGGAGGAATCGCCACGTCACGGCGAACGGACGCCTACACTCGGCAGTCGCGTCCCCGCGTCGGGGCCGACGAGCAGAAAGGCACGTTGTCGGGTGTTCCAGGATTCCCCCATCTACGACCGACTCATCGCGGAGTGCGGCGACGTGCCCGCACAGGTGCGCCGCGAGGCCGAACGCGTGAGCAGGGAGCTGGAGCTGGTCATGCGACCTCTGCAGTCCCCCGGCTACGCCCCGGGCCTCGACCGGCCGCAGTCCCCGGGCAACGGGTGGCAGCGCACCGCCCTGCTGCCCGGACCGCGGTCGCACTGACCACGGGGCCCGCGGCCCGGCGCGACCGGGGGCCGGCGGCCCCTCACCGCAGCGTGCTGCTCGCCCCGTCGACCTCCGGAGCCGTCGCGGGAACGGGACGGGCCAGCCACTCGGCGATGGTCCGCGCGATCGGCTGTCCCGTCTCCACCTCCACGAACCCGAACTGCCCCGACTGGTTGCACTCCAGGAACCACCAGGTCCCGTCGGCGTCCTCGACGAAGTCGAAAGCGCCGTACGCCAGTTCGGCGCTCCGTATGTACGCGTGAACTGCGTCGGCGGTGCGCGGCGGGACCTCGACCGGCTCCCACGGTGCCCCGGGGGCGGCGAAGCGCACGTCCACCTGCTCCGGATCCGCGTCCGGTGGTGTCGCCTTGCGGGCGGCCAGCAACCGCTCCCCCACCACGGTGAGCCGGATGTCGGCCCGCTTGGCGATCCGCCGCTGGAGCAGCGTCGGCCCGAACGCGACGGCGGAGAAGTCCGTGTCCGGTGCCACCCGGCTGGTCGGCACCGCCCGCGGCGGATCCTGCGGATGCGCCCCCGACACCGGTTTGACCACCAGGTCCGGGAAGCGCTCCGCGAACTCCCGGGCGGCGCGCGGAAACGTGGTGATCACCGTGGCGGGCACGGGCAGGCCGCAGCGCTGGGCCAGCCGCAGCTGCCACGGCTTGTGGCGGGCCTGCCGGGCCGCGTCCGGGTGGTTCATCCAGCGCGCGTCGCAGCCGCGCAGCATCCCGTAGAGCGCCTGGGACGCCTCCTCGGTCAGCCATGCGGACGGCTGGGCCGCCCGCCCGGCCGGGGTGCCCGGCCGGCGCACCCACACGGACCGCAGGCCGTTGATGCTCACCAGCCGCCCCCCGGCGGACAGATGGCCGCGGAAGCGGCCGTGGACGAACTCGCCGGACAGCGAGACGCCGCCGGTCAGGTCGGCGGGATCGAGGCGCACCACCGGCACCCCCGAGCCGTTCAGATGCACCACCACCATGTCGGCGGTCACGTCCTCCTCACAGGTGAGGATCAGCACGGTCATCGTCTACGGTCCGCGATCAGTCGTCGAAGTGGGTCTTGGAACCCGCGGTGGACGTCGTGGTCCCCACCTCGCGCAACAGCGCGTGGTCGCAGGCCGCGATCCGCCCGTCGACGAGTACGTTCAACTGCAGTCCGGAGTCGTACGCGTACGGAGTGGCAGCCGCCAACTCCACCGCCGGACGGGCGTAGTTGAGCGCGAACGGTTGCATCGTCTCTCCCTCGTCGGTGCTGCGCCGATCAGATGACGGCCATCTGCCCGCCGTCGCCCGGTCCGCCGACTTCTTTTGCTTTCCAGAGACTTATACGAATCGAACGGGTGGTTGGTTTCCTCACGGAGCGTAGTCATCGACGGGGCGGTGGTCCGGGCGCCGGGACGTTCCCCCGAGCGCACCCGCGCCGAGGGAGCCGCGTACGGTGCGCAGAGCCAGCAGGAGGACGCCGATGTCGTCCAGGAAGACCGGGTCGGGCAACAGGTCGGCCGG includes:
- a CDS encoding aldo/keto reductase; this encodes MHTRRIGDVEVSAIGLGAMPMSIEGRPDEARSLATLHAALDAGVTLIDTADAYHRDADEVGHNETLIARALASHHRGGDVLVATKGGHLRPGDGSWTLDGSPGHLRRACEESLRRLGVEAIGLYQFHRPDPRVPYAESVGALRELLDEGKIRMAGVSNADPDQIRQADEILGGRLVSVQNQFSPAFRSSEPELELCDELGIAFLPWSPFGGISRAGELGSAYAPFARIGEAHGVSPHQVCLAWMLAKSPVVVPIPGASRPESVRDSVGAADLVLTADEVAELDAA
- a CDS encoding ABC transporter ATP-binding protein, coding for MASSLERPLDHRYRGEHPIRTLAYLFRADRGRLAAAVGVFTVKHSPVWLLPLITASIIDTVVQHQPISRLWASTGIIMVILLVNYPLHVLYVRLLYGSVRRMGTALRSALCTRMQQLSIGYHSRVSAGVLQAKVVRDVETVEQMVQQTAETGLGAITVLTGGLVIIAVRTPEFLPVFLVVVPAAALLVARLRARLRTHNEHFRHEVEALSSRVTEMTRLIPVTRAHGLEGKALRRMNGTLDRLLTSGMRLDLVNGRFGSLAWVVLNVVGVLVLAGAALVSYYDVWGVTAGDVVMLSAFLTTLTNSTTTLAGLAPVITKGLESVRSVGEVLQAPELEDNEGKAELTALRGAITFEGVGHAYETDGRPAVRDFTLDVAPGETIALVGASGAGKSTVLNLVIGFIRPTSGRLLLDGTDMNSLDLRTYRRFLSVVPQESILFDGTVRENVAYGMDDADEATVRAALRDANALEFVDRLPQGLDTVVGERGARLSGGQRQRLAIARALIRDPKVLVLDEATSALDTRSEALVQEALARLLRGRTTFVAAHRLSTVRGADRIVVMGEGRIQEIGTHEELIRRGGAYTALHSGQVA
- a CDS encoding DUF5133 domain-containing protein, giving the protein MLVPDPKVVRQLLTRYATLQIAQAERHSPTAARELEDVSYTLCVMTGTSSIHDAVARADDLLAQEQPAGRTAEPDGESDLSLAV
- a CDS encoding helix-turn-helix domain-containing protein gives rise to the protein MHSVAILVLDRVVPFDMAAPLQVFDWTRLPDGRRPYRVRLCAETPEVPADGNLTLRVDRGLEALADADTIIVPGRAEGAPPLSPAVLAALRRAAGAGTRIASVCVGAFVLAEAGLLDGLRATTHWVAAEKLAADFPLVEVQPDVLYVDNGQILTSAGAAAALDMCLHMIRRDLGSVVAANAARMSVMPLEREGGQAQFIVHEHPPVPRGSDLEPLLDWIEDNLAREVTLAAMAARAGMSERTFSRRFREQTGTTPLQWLLRARIRRAQYLLENSDHTVERIGRQAGFGSPTAFRERFRKVVGTTPYAYRSAFHGGRTAPATGR
- the tgmB gene encoding ATP-grasp ribosomal peptide maturase, with product MTVLILTCEEDVTADMVVVHLNGSGVPVVRLDPADLTGGVSLSGEFVHGRFRGHLSAGGRLVSINGLRSVWVRRPGTPAGRAAQPSAWLTEEASQALYGMLRGCDARWMNHPDAARQARHKPWQLRLAQRCGLPVPATVITTFPRAAREFAERFPDLVVKPVSGAHPQDPPRAVPTSRVAPDTDFSAVAFGPTLLQRRIAKRADIRLTVVGERLLAARKATPPDADPEQVDVRFAAPGAPWEPVEVPPRTADAVHAYIRSAELAYGAFDFVEDADGTWWFLECNQSGQFGFVEVETGQPIARTIAEWLARPVPATAPEVDGASSTLR
- the tgmA gene encoding putative ATP-grasp-modified RiPP, encoding MQPFALNYARPAVELAAATPYAYDSGLQLNVLVDGRIAACDHALLREVGTTTSTAGSKTHFDD